The Onthophagus taurus isolate NC chromosome 6, IU_Otau_3.0, whole genome shotgun sequence region TTCGCTAACTGACTTTCAAACAAAAAGTAGAAAatggaaatttgtttttgtaaccGTATTCAACAGTTAAACCTAGTGGCCTAATACAccaataaatttgatattctAATGTAACAAAAGTAAAgcgaaaataaatttagtagtaaaaattttattttcttaaatcacTTATAATCCATACTCACCACGACacaaattattgatttatttatgacGTTAGGGTTGACCCGGTTCCTCGTTTGATAATTGGTGTGCGATTCCGGATCCTAATCCTCTCTTCCCTGAGGGACTAAATCCTGCAAAGTCGACGCTCTCCGCCGCGACGTCTTCGCTCTAATTCCATCGGCGTCGAATCAACCGGGGATAAACGGTTACGACTTCATCAACTCGCTTATAAAGTAGGGCCTGTAAGACTGTACTAATAACTCTTGAGGCCCTAACGACGCAAGTTTGTACGTGCCCTAAACGACGCTCCACGACTGTTACAATGTACAAAGTTTCCTGTTAATCCAAATGCTGGAAATACGACCCTATTTCAAGTGGCCACAATTTTATGAGTGTATACGCCTTTAAACATTCACATCAAAATTGATGTAAAGAGAATGTGTAGTGAAGTTAAGTGTAATTGAAAGTAAATATGAGAGTTTCATTATATCAAAATGTTCCTATAGGTATTGTGAACACGCTATAAAAGCCATTTCAGTAATTGGATTCTAAGCATTGTAAAACTTTTGATTGCTCGAACGACAAAAAGAATATCGCTACGCCACTTTTATAGGTGCTTACACACCCAGTAgtaatttaagaaatgaaatatcGACTactttgtttttcttctttctttttcaataagCGAAACGGTGCAATTATGCAGTTCAAGTGTTATTTATTacattcaattttacattCGACGTTTGTGATGGGGACAGCAAGTACAATGGAAAACCCGAGGTAGCTTTAGGGTCGCGCAAGTACAATCTGTTCCAATTCGCGTAATAACTGTCAAGCGAACCGGTACCTGCAACCCCGCAGACACTAACAATGTCCAAAATCCGGAgagaaaaacagaaaaaagaaataggaATTTTTTTTGAGCGGGATTATCCCGGATTAGCCTTTGCTACATCGTTACTCAATATCGGACTTACTACGATTCTCTTATTTTaccttaattttcttttatagaaaTTCGTCTTTGATGTTTATACGAGAGTTATCTCGTGTAACTTTCTAATTAGTAAACTTCATACGTAAATGATTAATATCTAATCCGAGATTTAAGAATGAGCACGGAGAGCGGAGTTTGCGATTGCGGTTGATCAAACGCGACAGGTTGTGCGATCACCGAGGCCGATACTCCGTCAATTAATTCTCTGTAATTGCAGCGCCATCTCCGTCTCTTTTGCCGAGGAAGCCCGTGTTTATCTGGAATTAGCTGGTCAGGTTCGAAGTCGATACATCAATCGATATCTTCCTTTATGTCGCGCTAGTCAATTACAGAAAGCGGCCCCAGACGGGTTAATACGGACCAATTGCCGCGTGATCAAACGAATATCAATCAGAACTGGGACCAGTGTAACGCTGCAAATAGATATTGCGGTGTAGCTATCGGCAAATTTCGCTATAGAGTCTTGATCATGCTTCTAATGATTTAATTCCAACCGTCATTGTTGGTGTAAATTAAGTCATTTTTGTAACAGTTGCTAGGAACTTTGATTTTCCGTTTTCAAGCAAAATGTTTGATCTACCCTTAAGCTTTTTTAAGGCATTTATTTTATCCTCCCTCTCTTAGTATCTTTTACCCCTCACGGAAAAGAGCAAAAAGAGTCGGGAAAAATAACGCACCGTAAATGATTAGTGTGCAGGGTCCACAGCACTTTGCGGGCgttatttttttgtcaaaGCTTCCTTTATGGGATCAAAGCTCGATACGCTTTTATTTGCTACCGCATGAGcggtaaataaattaatatgcgTGCGTCGGTTTCAATGGAGCCATTGTTTAACTGCACCCATTGTGCTGCTACTTTCGTATGGTGTACACGTCCCCGTTTTCGAATTATAATTGGCTGGATTTGTGTAATCCCCTTAGTGTTGTAAGACCGACGTGCGTTGGGATGCGCGAAGGTTGTTTTCTATGCACGGCCTTCGTAATGAGCTTTCAGCCAAATTGAATGGGTTCCatggtaaaaattaattaatcgttCTCGGTCGgtcaaaaaatatacaactctgattatttattttttatctggTGGGCGctggttaacaacaaaatcttggttttacgtttccataaactttattattaattacacttaaactatacatataaatagcGATTAGTTGTGGCGAGAGTTATATAGGGAGCCTTGCTCCGCGTAAATTGAAGGGGTACTGTTTCGGTGTGTGTTAAATCGAAGACTGAATAACTGATACGAGTTGAGCTCGCAGGCTCCTtctttattttaggtcataactAAAAACCCTTACCTAAACACCGAAATACCCCAACGCATTCCCACACTTAACTCCACCCAATAAATAATGCGATAAAAGACTCTAATATTGCGACTCGAGACACTTCAAATCTAGACTAAACAAATGAGGCgatacaaataaatccaatataaatgaactaatataatataaacctatcaaatctaatataaattaaccaatataatataaaatctaacATGCTCCCCGCCTTGAAAGAACCACCTTTCAACaaataataacacaaattcACAATAAGGACTCAACATCAAAATGTATGAAAAAaacaaatggaaaaattaaatttacacgACTGATCGTGAGTGATCAATCGCGCACACACAATTCACGCAATCATAAGCAATCACATTAATGAAACACAAGACTGCTATTCCATTGGTAGTGGACACAGTCTGACCGTGGCCCTTTTGACGATCCCATTTTGTGTGCGTAGCGTGGCCACTCGTGCGACTCCATCCTTACCGCAGTGCAATTCTATAATTCGGCCAGTAAGCCACTTTAAGACAGGCAAATTATCTTCCTTTATTAACGCCAATTGGCCCACCTTTAGGTTAGCGTCACCCGTTGACCACTTGTGGCGACTCTGCAGTTCAGACAAATATTCTTTGGACCACCTAGtccaaaaatgttgttgaatTTGCTGTACACGTTGGAATTGGGATAAGCGGTTTTCACTGATGTGACTCAAGCTCGGATCTGGTGGCGACGTAAGTTTTCTACCAATTAGGAAGTGTGCCGGGGTTAAAGGAGTCGTATCGTTGGGATCGGTGGATAATTGGGTTAATGGCCGGGAATTTAGGATGGCCTCAATCTGAACAAGCaaggtataaaaattttcgtacGTAAACGAGGCATTGCCGGCAACTCGCCGCAAATGAAATTTGACCGACTTAACACCGGCTTCCCATAATCCGCCAAAGTGTGGCGAGTTAGGTGGAATAAACGACCAACCAATCGAAGCGTTTTCAATCAGAGTTTTGAGTTCGCTAGAGTTATCAGTCAAAAACTGACTTAGCTCCTGTAATTCGCGGTTACCACCAACGAAATTAGTTCCGTTATCGGAGAACATTCGATTCGGTTTCCCGCGCCTAGCTGAAAACCGCCGAAGAGCGGCAATAAAACACTCTGTAGTAAGTTCGGTTACCAATTCTAGGTGTATAGCGCGTGTGGTAAAGCAAACAAATAGACAAACATACGCCTTGGATAATTTTGCTCCTCGCCCTTTTTTGTCCTTTAGCAGGAACGGTCCCGCGTAATCTACGCCTGTAGTATAAAAGGGCGGCGCCGGTGTTACTCGCTCACGTGGCAAGTTCCCCATTACCGGTTGCTTGGCGCGCGGATTTGCCCTGTAGCAACGTATACAGTTATGGACTATCGACTTGGCTAAATTACGCCCCCCAATTGGCCAAAACCGATCGCGAATGCAAGCCAACAAATGCTGCGGACCAACATGTAATAGCTGTCTATGTTCCATCTCAAATAGCAATCTTGCGAACGCATGTTTACAAGAAATCACCATGGGAAATTTCTTATCGAATTCGTAATCCGAATTTCCCAATCTACCGCCAACACGCATAATCTCATTTTTATCTAGAAATACGTTTAATTTCGctaatttactatttttttgaatatctttATTACTCTTTAACGCCCTTATCTCCTCAGCGAAGGAGTCTCTTTGACTGatcttaacaataaatttaagcGATTGTTCCAATTCGGTTTTATCCAGCGGTCCCGTGTTACGTATTGCTTTCCTATAACAATTATGACCAAATCGAAATACATACGCGATCACACGCTGCAAACGGATTAACGATGAAAATCGAGAAAAGGATAAAAGATGATCATCCGTCGTCGTAACCGCTGAGAACAGTTTTCTCATTTCTGGTAGCGATTCGTTACGAAAATTTCTAACAGGCCACGCGTTGTCTGTTTCTCTTAGCCATTGGGGCCCAGTCCAATACAATTCTAAACCGGACAATTCTGAGACGTTCACCCCTCTCGAGACCGGATCAGCGGGATTATCACGCGTGGGTACATACCTCCAATCACCAATTCGCGATTTCTCCAATATTCGCGAAATTCGGTTACCCACGAACATTTGTAATTTGGATAAATCGGTCGACAACCACCCCAGGACCACACTGGAGTCGGTCCAATAAACTGTTCGCGTAATATCAATACCCAATGCCGTCTTTACCTTAGCTACCAATTCGGTAAGTAGCAATGCACCCATTAATTCCAAACGCGGAACCGTAACCCGTTTTAGCGGCGCCACTCTGGATTTGGCACAAGTCAATCTTATCAAAACCTCTCCGTCGTTTCCGATAGTCCGAAGGTACACGCACGCTCCATAAGCCTTTGTTGACGAATCTGAGAAACCGTGCATTTCGAATGTGGAGGGATTTTTCAGCGATATATGGCGCGGACAATTGATTAAATGTAAATCCTTCAAACTGTTGCTAAACCGAAGCCAACTTGTGTAAATGTGATTGGGAAGTGCTTCGTCCCACCCCAACCCGGACTCCCAAATTTCCTGTAAGATTATTTTCGCCGTAATAATCACAGGGCTTAATAAACCGAGCGGGTCGAATATTTGGGCTATTTTCGAAAGAACCGTGCGCTTAGTAATATGACTGGTTGAATTTTCCTTCATTTTATAACGAAAACAATCTTTAGTGGGGTCCCATAATAAACCTAACGTCCGagtgttttcattttttcccAAATCAAGCACTTCTGAAAGCTCTGTAGACTGAGTACCCTGAACATCGCGTAATATCTCTGGATCGTTCGAAATCCACTTGTGTAAGTTAAATCCTCCGCCGTTcaacacaatttttacatttttcgcTAAACGAGTAACTTCGGTCAACGAATTTGCTCCCGTCAACAAATCATCTACGTAAAAATGTGAATTAATAACATCCGCGATGACCGGGTCCGCGCATTCTgaacttaattgttttaaacacCGAGTCGCTAGATAACTAGCCGAAGACGTTCCATATGTTATCGTTAATAACTCGTACGTATCGACGGGTGAATCTTCCGAATCGCGCCATAATATGCGCTGAAATTTCGTCTGCTCAGGATTGATTAGACAGGCACGgtacattttttgaatatccGCTGTAACCACGTACGCGTACTTCCGAAAACGTATTAAGGCGCTAAACAGGTCAGGCTGTAATATGGGTCCCACCACCTGACAATCATTAAGTGAATATCCCGTTGATGTGGGACATGATGCATCGAAGACGACCCTTAACTTTGTAGTGGcactattttcatttaatactcCGTGGTGTGGTATATAATAACCCTCGCGCGTGTCGACAACCTTTTTCATATGACCTAACTCCAAATACTCTCGCATAAATGCATGGTATCGCTCACCGAATTCGCGATTTCGTTTGCATTTTCGCTCGATACCCATTAAACGATTTTCAGCGGTTTTATACGATTCGCCTAACCGATCTAAACTTTCCTTTAGCGGTATCGAAACAATGAATCGTCCGTCTTCTGCACGTTTAgtagttttgttaaaatgattttcgcaaaatgtttcatttttggATGA contains the following coding sequences:
- the LOC139429968 gene encoding uncharacterized protein; translation: MSQSENLTKKRGIVKGKLTNFAKFVIKFESNIRESGINQELSLELEQRYNRAINLIDEFEEIQGEIDLLSVDGESQNAERETFEASFYANTAKAKRILTNRNICADSSFIVGPSPDQHVKLPVIDLPKFDGGYDAWLGFRDIFESLIHNNPMINDIQKFHYLLSALTGNARQVIESLELTNSNYEVAWGLIRERYDNPRILIHNHVKALFEIEGVSGDNPQPIRSFIDDFRKHLRALAALNEPTDNWDTLLIYLAVSKLDADSNREWERKKSGLKKANLENLLGFLKERADLLETLENGSGKRIIDKPKPKSKTFLVANSGVKRCVNCNGEHYIQECSNFTKLTVQGRIDRVKQLKVCMNCLRSGHFVKQCRSSSCKRCNSRHHTLLHLTHDRSDSPPQPTTSTQAHSLNFAQHANHSNILLSTVTVHAFDRHNKKHSLRALLDPGSQSSFLSVDAFKRLRLSRTATNVNVATINQTQSTITSSCSLRIHSHCTDFSLKVNCLVIATIANDLPNFEIDANTLGIPTHIRLADPLFNKSDKIDMLIGADYFWNLLCVGQIKLAKGPIMQNTRLGWIVSGPIQASAAHSVRCNLICKDDNSVINKQLARFWEIEEIEGLVHSSKNETFCENHFNKTTKRAEDGRFIVSIPLKESLDRLGESYKTAENRLMGIERKCKRNREFGERYHAFMREYLELGHMKKVVDTREGYYIPHHGVLNENSATTKLRVVFDASCPTSTGYSLNDCQVVGPILQPDLFSALIRFRKYAYVVTADIQKMYRACLINPEQTKFQRILWRDSEDSPVDTYELLTITYGTSSASYLATRCLKQLSSECADPVIADVINSHFYVDDLLTGANSLTEVTRLAKNVKIVLNGGGFNLHKWISNDPEILRDVQGTQSTELSEVLDLGKNENTRTLGLLWDPTKDCFRYKMKENSTSHITKRTVLSKIAQIFDPLGLLSPVIITAKIILQEIWESGLGWDEALPNHIYTSWLRFSNSLKDLHLINCPRHISLKNPSTFEMHGFSDSSTKAYGACVYLRTIGNDGEVLIRLTCAKSRVAPLKRVTVPRLELMGALLLTELVAKVKTALGIDITRTVYWTDSSVVLGWLSTDLSKLQMFVGNRISRILEKSRIGDWRYVPTRDNPADPVSRGVNVSELSGLELYWTGPQWLRETDNAWPVRNFRNESLPEMRKLFSAVTTTDDHLLSFSRFSSLIRLQRVIAYVFRFGHNCYRKAIRNTGPLDKTELEQSLKFIVKISQRDSFAEEIRALKSNKDIQKNSKLAKLNVFLDKNEIMRVGGRLGNSDYEFDKKFPMVISCKHAFARLLFEMEHRQLLHVGPQHLLACIRDRFWPIGGRNLAKSIVHNCIRCYRANPRAKQPVMGNLPRERVTPAPPFYTTGVDYAGPFLLKDKKGRGAKLSKAYVCLFVCFTTRAIHLELVTELTTECFIAALRRFSARRGKPNRMFSDNGTNFVGGNRELQELSQFLTDNSSELKTLIENASIGWSFIPPNSPHFGGLWEAGVKSVKFHLRRVAGNASFTYENFYTLLVQIEAILNSRPLTQLSTDPNDTTPLTPAHFLIGRKLTSPPDPSLSHISENRLSQFQRVQQIQQHFWTRWSKEYLSELQSRHKWSTGDANLKVGQLALIKEDNLPVLKWLTGRIIELHCGKDGVARVATLRTQNGIVKRATVRLCPLPME